A DNA window from Brachionichthys hirsutus isolate HB-005 chromosome 10, CSIRO-AGI_Bhir_v1, whole genome shotgun sequence contains the following coding sequences:
- the nsg2 gene encoding neuronal vesicle trafficking-associated protein 2: protein MVKLGSNLQDKGAKPVSVEDGFQNVPLITPLDVGSLQSQAPDKVVVKTRTEYQTEKKRLKVPKVEEFTISFTDGVSERLKVTILIILALAFLACIVFLVVYKAFTYDHACPDGFIYKHKRCIPASLEAYYAAQDANSRGRFYTVISHYSMAKQTTSHSVSPWLPGGAGGQQRDNKPPSGEGH from the exons ATGGTGAAACTGGGGAGTAATCTGCAAGACAAAGGGGCCAAACCGGTTAGCGTGGAGGACGGCTTTCAGAATGTGCCCCTCATCACCCCACTGGATGTGGGCAGCCTCCAGAGCCAAGCACCTGACAAG gTGGTGGTGAAAACTCGCACCGAGTAccagacagagaagaagaggctgaaggTTCCCAAGGTGGAGGAGTTTACCATCAGCTTTACTGACGGGGTGTCTGAGAGACTCAAG GTGACGATCCTGATCATCCTGGCCCTGGCCTTCCTCGCCTGCATCGTGTTCCTGGTGGTTTATAAAGCCTTCACCTACGACCACGCCTGCCCAGATGGATTTATTTATAAG CACAAGCGGTGCATCCCAGCGTCCCTGGAGGCCTACTACGCCGCCCAAGACGCAAATTCAAGGGGCCGCTTCTACACAGTGATCAGCCACTACAGCATGGCCAAGCAGACCACCTCGCACTCCGTCTCCCCCTGGCTGCCTGGAGGGGCAGGGGGCCAGCAGCGCGACAACAAGCCCCCGAGCGGTGAAGGCCACTGA